A single Silvibacterium dinghuense DNA region contains:
- a CDS encoding BON domain-containing protein encodes MSGNQNKTLRTMQMNFLKAGTVGLLSGCLWLSVPVLLAQNAAPSDDNVQSNVAYAITHDTALQGQQITATTSNGQVTLAGTVQTNAQRQEAETVAANVTGVSGIANNLKVTDPNSPMPAANSSAANQANTLSGDDQAPAPPDEANIQQSTAPQPPADAGSSGYGQGGYGAQTAPRSGYQQQPAQAYYNQAPQPPSGPVTIPQGTLVRVRLNETIDTSNIKTGAYFQATAAADVFQGGVLAIPRGAVLTGQVVEAKKGGELGGSAKLQLNLTSINLEGRSYPVVTDVWDNKGPNKAGYTAANTVGGAAVGALIGGIIGRGAGAAIGAGVGGAAGLGASAATNGPRLILPTETQLDFHLTTPVTVQPVSWQEAQRLASSAPATPAQPRLVRRPYYPYGGYPPPPGYIYPY; translated from the coding sequence ATGAGCGGCAATCAGAATAAAACGTTGCGGACTATGCAGATGAACTTCCTGAAGGCTGGAACTGTCGGCCTGCTTTCCGGCTGCCTCTGGCTCTCAGTCCCGGTGCTGCTTGCACAAAATGCAGCTCCCTCCGACGACAATGTGCAGTCCAACGTGGCCTATGCCATCACGCACGACACGGCTCTCCAGGGCCAGCAGATCACGGCGACCACCTCCAATGGGCAGGTAACCCTGGCCGGCACGGTGCAGACCAATGCCCAGCGGCAGGAAGCGGAAACCGTGGCCGCCAATGTGACCGGGGTCAGCGGGATTGCGAACAACCTCAAGGTGACCGATCCCAACTCCCCGATGCCGGCCGCCAACTCCTCGGCTGCAAATCAGGCCAATACCCTTTCCGGTGACGACCAGGCTCCGGCGCCACCTGACGAAGCCAATATCCAACAGAGCACAGCTCCGCAGCCTCCGGCCGATGCCGGATCGTCGGGTTACGGACAGGGCGGATATGGCGCTCAGACCGCGCCTCGGAGCGGCTATCAGCAACAGCCTGCGCAGGCCTACTACAACCAGGCTCCGCAGCCGCCCAGCGGGCCGGTTACCATCCCGCAGGGAACGCTCGTCCGCGTGCGCCTGAACGAGACCATCGATACCTCGAACATCAAGACCGGAGCCTATTTTCAGGCCACAGCGGCTGCCGACGTCTTTCAGGGCGGCGTACTCGCCATTCCCCGCGGCGCCGTGCTCACCGGCCAGGTCGTCGAAGCCAAGAAGGGCGGCGAGCTAGGCGGATCGGCCAAGCTGCAGTTGAACCTGACCAGCATTAACCTCGAAGGCAGAAGCTATCCCGTCGTCACCGACGTATGGGACAACAAGGGTCCCAACAAGGCCGGCTACACTGCCGCGAACACCGTGGGCGGAGCTGCGGTCGGCGCTCTCATCGGCGGAATCATCGGACGCGGAGCAGGCGCGGCGATCGGCGCCGGTGTCGGCGGCGCTGCTGGCCTCGGAGCCTCGGCGGCCACCAACGGTCCGCGGCTGATCCTGCCCACCGAGACTCAGCTGGACTTCCACCTGACCACCCCGGTTACCGTACAGCCAGTCTCCTGGCAGGAGGCGCAGCGCCTGGCCTCATCCGCACCGGCGACTCCGGCCCAGCCCCGGCTGGTGCGTCGTCCGTACTATCCTTACGGCGGCTATCCTCCTCCGCCAGGCTACATTTACCCTTACTAA
- a CDS encoding metallophosphoesterase has protein sequence METSATQQKPRISRRRFLALSGATALGVPLYAAEVSRHEISVEHVAIRITGLPEAFRGFRILQISDFHYANFTEPFFLRLVVERVNHIQADLVVLTGDFISNNTWARPDILRFAYDCAAHLSHIRCPQRYAIMGNHDAGFNPKAVTAALEEHHIPVLNNEAVPLEREGQRIWLSGIGDAVTKHARLDLAIPPLSGRPGEPLILLAHEPDILPEVIPHGVDLMLSGHTHGGQVRLPFLPPMFLPELGEIYTEGYYRLGPTQLYVNRGLGAVGVPFRFNCPPEITVLTLA, from the coding sequence ATGGAGACATCTGCAACTCAGCAGAAGCCTCGTATCAGCCGGCGTCGCTTCCTCGCTCTTTCTGGCGCCACGGCGCTGGGCGTTCCACTTTACGCCGCCGAAGTCTCCCGACATGAAATCAGCGTCGAGCACGTCGCAATCCGCATTACCGGCCTGCCGGAGGCCTTTCGCGGCTTCCGCATTCTCCAGATCTCCGATTTTCACTACGCGAACTTCACCGAGCCGTTCTTCCTCCGGCTCGTCGTGGAGCGGGTCAACCATATCCAGGCCGACCTTGTCGTGCTGACCGGCGACTTCATCTCCAACAACACCTGGGCACGTCCGGACATTCTCCGCTTCGCCTACGATTGCGCCGCGCATCTGTCACACATCCGCTGCCCGCAGCGTTACGCCATCATGGGCAACCATGACGCCGGATTCAACCCCAAGGCGGTGACCGCGGCGCTCGAAGAACATCACATCCCGGTCCTGAACAATGAAGCCGTTCCTCTTGAGCGGGAAGGCCAGCGCATCTGGCTGTCCGGGATCGGGGATGCTGTGACCAAGCACGCCCGTCTCGATCTGGCCATCCCTCCGCTTTCGGGACGCCCCGGTGAGCCATTGATTCTATTGGCCCATGAGCCGGATATCCTGCCGGAAGTGATCCCTCACGGCGTCGACCTGATGCTCTCCGGCCATACGCACGGAGGACAGGTACGCCTGCCTTTTCTGCCGCCCATGTTCCTGCCCGAGCTCGGCGAAATCTACACCGAAGGCTATTACCGCCTCGGCCCCACCCAGCTCTACGTAAATCGCGGCCTTGGCGCGGTGGGTGTCCCTTTCCGCTTCAACTGTCCGCCGGAGATCACGGTTCTCACGCTGGCCTGA